DNA from Chryseomicrobium sp. FSL W7-1435:
CCCCGGATGCACAAAATGCTCTGATAAAAGATAGGGTGTTTCGTTTCGTCTCAGATAATTTTTTCACCTTCATACGCGCTTCTGCTGTCAGATCAAATAGTTTTAACAGTTCTGAAATCGCCCAGTCTGTATCCGAGAGCTTTAAGTAATAATTTATCGTTTCTTGAACTGTTAGGTGGGGGTGATGTCCGTCTTGCACTTGATGAACATAAGCCACCCTCTGGAATTGGTTCATGAGAGAAGCTGCACGTTTCATATCCACTAACAGCCCTGTCGTACCATGTGTAAATGTATGTCCAGGAATCCACACTCTTTCTTTCTCCATCACTGTTGTTGACGTTAATGTCATAGTCTTCCCTCATTTTCATTCCGTCTGTTCCTTCTAGCTTACCATGGAAAATCATGCAAAAAAACACGTACATCCGAAGATATACGTGTTGAATGTGTTATTCAGCTAAACTCTTATAGACGTTGGCCATTTCTATCGCTGTGATAGCGGCTTCAGCGCCTTTATTCCCCGCTTTTGTGCCTGCACGTTCAATTGCTTGTTCAATCGACTCTGTTGTCAACACACCAAAGATTGTCGGGATTCCCGATTGAAGACTGACAGCCGATACACCTTTTGCCACTTCTGCACAGACATAATCGAAGTGTGGCGTTGCACCACGAATCACTGTTCCTAATGTGATCACCGCATCGTACTTTCCGCTATCTGCAAGTTTTTTTGCAGCTAATGGGATTTCAAACGCTCCTGGTACCCACAGAACGGTGACATCTTCTTCACGAACTCCGTGTCGACGAAGTACATCTTCTGCTCCGCCTAACAACTTGCTTGTAATAAATTCATTGAAACGCGCCACTACGATGGCTACTTTCAAATCGGTTCCAACTAAATGCCCTTCAATAATCTGTTTCATGATTGTTCCTCCTATAGGTGTAAGATATGATTTAATTTTGATTTCTTTGTTTTGAGATAGTTCTCATTGGATTTATTCGCAGGAAGCTCAAGTGCGATACGCTCTACGATTTGGATTCCGTGCGATTCCAAGCCTTGTAGCTTCCGTGGATTGTTTGTCAGAAGACGAATGGATGTTGTACCCAAAGACTTCAATATATCTGCCGCTTCCCGGTATTCCCTTAAGTCATCTGCAAACCCAAGTTTATGGTTCGCTTCGACCGTGTCATAACCTTGTTCTTGTAGTGAATAAGTTTCTAACTTATTCAGAAGTCCGATGCCTCTGCCTTCTTGACGCATATATAAAATCACGCCTGCACCGAGTTCTTCAATTTGTTGAATCGCTGCATCGAGCTGTGGTCCACAATCACAACGCTGTGAACCAAACACGTCACCCGTCAGACACTCTGAGTGAATGCGCACTGTTACAGTTTCAGCCGCATCTAGCTCGCCTTTGATGAGGGCCATATGTTCCTTGCCATTTTTCCCTGTAAATCCGACTGCCCGGAAGGTTCCGTACTTTGTCGGCATAGCGACTTCGACACCTCGTGCAACAGTCGTTTCTTGCGCGATGCGATATGCACATAATTGTTCGATAGAAATCATCACAAGACCCTGTTGTTCTGCTACTTCTTCCAGCTGTGGAAGACGTGCCATGGATCCGTCTGGATTCATGATTTCACAAATGATTCCGACTGGGGCTGCACCACAAAGTCGTGCGAGGTCCACCGCAGCCTCCGTATGACCTGGTCTTTCAAGCACTCCCCCATTTTTGGCGATGAGAGGAAAGATGTGGCCTGGTCGAACAAAGTCTACCGCTGTCGTCGTTGGATGCGCCAAAAGTTGTAATGTTTCTGCTCGCTCATGTGCACTGATGCCCGTTGTCGCTTGGACACTATCAATACTTACCGTAAATGCCGTACTGTGAGCATCTTCATTCTTCGCAACCATTGGCGGGAGATCGAGTCGCTCGGCAATCTCCTGTGTTACAGGTGCACAGACAAGTCCTCTCCCTTCTGTCACCATGAAATTGATGAGTTCAGGTGTCGCATACTCTGCTAGCGCCAAAAAATCGCCTTCGTTTTCGCGGTCCTCATCATCCACTACGATGATTGGGCGTCCTTTTTTGAGTTCTTCTATGGCTTTTTCAATTTCGTGCATGGTCATTCCTCCTTACGCATAGCCGTTCTCTTGTAAAAAACTATGGGTCATTGTTGATTTTTGGGAACGTTCTTGATGAGCTGCGCCAAGGATATATTTTCCGAGAACATCAAACTCCAAGTTGACGGAGTCGCCTGTACGTTTCGTGTGTAAAATCGTTTGTTCAACTGTATGTGGAATGAGAGAAATCGTCAGAGAGTTCGGTGTAAGACCGAAGACCGTCAAAGATACACCATCCACGCTAATTGAGCCTTTCATGATGACATACTTTCGAAACTCTTCTGGGAACTGAATGGTCACTTGTAGCGCGTTTTGATTCATCTGCCGATCGGTAATCTCACCTACCGCATCGCAGTGACCTGTCACAAAATGCCCGCCAAACCGGCCCCCTGCTGCCATCGCTCGTTCTAGGTTGACCTGTGTCCCACGCTTCAAACGACCTATTGTAGTGGCTGCATAAGTCTCCGGCATGACGTCAGCAGTAAACTGTGAAGTCGTGTAAGTTGTGACGGTCAGACAAACACCGTTGATAGCGATACTGTCTCCCAGGTTAACATCTGTCAAAATCTTCTTGGCAGCCAGTGTGAGCTCCATCGCCTCTCCCGTCTTCTTGACAGAGACAACTGTGCCGATTTCTTCGATAATACCCGTAAACATCACGTCACCTCCTCTTCATTCGGAATCGCAACAACTTTGATATCTGGTCCAAGTAGTTCAACGTGGATGAATTTGAGCTGGTGGGCATCTATAATCGACGCAATTCCTGCTCCACCCATCACTTGCGTTTGAGTGCCACCGAACAATTTAGGAGCCATGTAAAGGACAACTTGTTGGAACGCTTTGCTTTCAACAAACGAAGCAAGGACTGTGCCCCCGCCTTCAACTAAAACCGACTGAATATTTCTCTTTCCTAAGTCTTCGAGTACGGCGTCAATCGAAAGTGTTTCCTCTTGTAATTGAAGGACCTGAACACCTATTCGCTCTAGTTCTTTGCGTTTTTCTTCATTTGCATATTTAGTTGTGTACACCCATGTAGGTGCCTGGCCATCTTGAAAAATCTTATACGTGTGTGGAAGTGTGAGCTCAGAATCGAGCACGATGCGAATGGGATTGCGTCCACCTCGGGGTCGTCGGGTGGTGAGAGAAGGATTGTCATGAAGAATTGTGTGTTTTCCAACTAAAATTGCATCATGCTGATGGCGAAGCGTGTGCGCGTCTTCTCGTGCAGCGTCTGATGTGATCCATTTGCTTTCGCCTGTAGATGTGGCGATTTTCCCGTCCAGTGTCATCCCTGCTTTCAAGGTGACATACGGACGATTCGTTGTGACTGAGTGAAAGAACGGTGCATTGAGCATGCGGGCTCGTTGTTCTTCAATACCTTCAATCACTTTGATTCCGTGATGTGTGAGAAGTGCAATGCCTTGTCCTGCAACAAGTGGATTTGGGTCTCGCGTCGCTACGACAACTGTTGAGACGCCGGAAGCGACTACTTTTTCAGCACATGGCGGTGTCTTGCCGTGATGTGAACACGGTTCAAGCGTCACGTATAATGTTGCTCCGCGTGCAAGTTCTCCAGCTTGATCAAGCGCAAAGACTTCAGCATGCGGTCCGCCTGTCTTCATGTGTACACCTGTCCCTACAACCGCACCGTCTTTTACAACGATCGCTGCAACCGACGGATTTGGACTGGTCTGCCCACGTGTCGCCTCTGCTAGAGACAAGGCAAGTTTCATGTAGTCATGATCTGTCATATGAACCTCCTTAAAATCGTGTCCATTTTGTTATGCACAAAAAATCCCCCACCTGTTTGAAAGGTGAGGGAGAAAAAGCAGCACAAAAAAGCGTTTAAAATCGGTTGATTTTGAAACGTTGTGTTTTCCTTCTCCCATCCAGACTTTTACTGTCGGCTTTGGAGTTTCACCAAATCCACCGCTTTCTTTTCACAGAAACCGGGTCACGGACTAAGAGGCCTTGCCTCATCACCGCCGGTTGGGAATTGCACCCGACCCCGAAGGAAATCCTATTCACGCCCTAACTATACCAAAATCAAATCTATCTGTATACTTGATGTGCTTGCGCTACTAAAATAGCGATGAAGGGAATCTTCTGAACGAGTAAAGAGAAAGGCATGGAAAGGATAGTATTCAGTTAAGGATTTCGAATTCAACTGCTAGAAAGTGTCTATCAAAATCGCCCGCATCTCGAAAATCTAGTACTTCTTTCACTAAACGATATTCTCCAGTTTTAAGTTCTCCATAGAGCCAATCCCACTCGATCGATAGCTCTGATGATTCATGTGGATTTGTGCCTAACCCTTCATCTGTAAAAGCAAAATTTCCACCCACGACATCCTCTACTTCAAACCATTCCTCATTGACTTTTTGTTCAATCGAAAATGAGCCATTATATACGAGAGACTTTTCAGAGTCATTCACAATTCGCAATGTTAACCCTTCTGATGTAAGTGTATTTTCAACGATTTCGAGGTGGATGTTGCTCAAAGTATTCACTTCCCCTATATCAGATTTCTTTAATTCAACTGGTTCATCTGAAGAAGTGCAGCCAGAAACAACTACCATACATACAACTAGCAAGAATAGCACAACATTTCGCATTGAAATCATTCCCCTCTACTTTTAGGTATAGACCTATCTAGTTGCGGAATAGTTACAAGTCTTTTGGTTTTTGTGTGATTTTCAGACAGAAATTCATGTGTAATCTTTACAGTTTTTCTTTGTTCGATTCCCAGTATGCTTTCATTTCACGAGAGACAAATCCCACATTGAAACCTTCGACCCGGCGTTTGCCTGTATTCTCAAATGCGACCTCATCCTCAATTTGAATATATGTGCGATCAATTTTCCGGAAGATATGTGTATTCCCTTCATACTCCCCACTCCGAAAGTTATCGAGCGTTATGAAATCATAAATCGTTTTGTACGTTTCCTCATCCATAATTTCATCTTCAAATACTTGAATTAGATACTTCATCGGATTCCTCCTGAATCAACTTCCGAATCTCATCCGCATCTTTGGCAGAGAGTTTGTACACGTCTCCATATTCAACTGTGTATGTCAGTGTAGCTTCTTCGCCTTCCTGCCCCATCCACAAATGAAGCGGGTGCGCTGGAAAGCCTTCTTCATACTCGACTAACAAATCATAGTCCGGTGTGGATTCTGGAAGTTCGCCCATCTGCAATCTTGCATTTCGAAGTACTGCTTCTATAACAGCGATCTGCTCTTCTTCTTCAATAGTCAGTTCATGGTCTTCAGGTATTTGGCCAAGCCCCGCTGATTTCGAAACTTTTATTGTCTCCACTTTCTCATCGAGGAGGGCAAGACGTTCTCCTCCTGTTTTGTAGACTGTATAAGATGCAACTGCTACCGCAGCCACTGTGAAAAGTAGGCCAACAAATTTCTTTTTCATGATTATTTCTCCTTAAATTCATTTGGTTGAAAACCACTGTATTGAATGGTTGATTCATGGAAAACTCCCTTTATATTTACAGATACTTCTACTTTCTTCATACTACTAGATAGGACGAAGAGAAGAAATACTTTTCAAAGAATGGAGCGTTAAAATGAGTACCTATATACGATTAGATGCCTCGCAACTCGAGATGGCAGCCGAATGGTTAGCTCGCGTCAATAGCCAAACCACCTCTCACTGTGGCTATTGTGGGTCATCAAAAGAAGAGATTTTAGAAAGTTTACGGGAAGATTTTGTTGAGGGAGAATCAACTTCATTAGTTGCGGAGCTTGAAGGAGAAACGATTATCGGCATGATCGGATTTGATTATGAGGAAGAATTTGCGGAAGTGTGGGGACCATTTAGTCTTTCTTCTAATACAGAGGAGACTCTGGCATTTTGGAATTTCGCAACGAATGAATTTCCGCAACTTAAATCGTATTCGTTTTTCTTACATAAAGACAACAGCACGCAACAGAAATTCATGAACACACTTCAAGCTGAGCTCCGAGGAAAGCATTTGTACTACAGAATTCAGCAACCTGCTAAAGCTGAATCACATAAATTAACACTCGAGACATATTCCAATCAAGACAATCAGAAATTTATAGAACTCCATGATACCGAGTTCCCTGATACGTATTATGATGCGAAGACGATTCTGGAACGTTCACTTCTACAAGGTCATACACTTTACTTTGCTTATTTCGAGAAGGAATTTGTAGGTTATTCATTCTTTGAGGAAGGGATAGACTCCATTCATCTCGAATATTTCGCACTCGATTCTTTTTATCGCGGGCAAGGGTTTGGCGAAGAATTACTGCGTGTATCGCTTTATCAAGTAACCTCAGCTAGCAATTTAAATACAGTAACATTGACGGTGGATTTATTAAACGACGCAGCCAATCCTCTTTATGAAAAGGTCGGATTTGAAATAGAGAATGAGCTTTGGAATTACAGGTTCGAAACTAAATAATTTTTCTATAATTCCCAGTATATTCATGGTACATTAAAAAGAAAGTGATACACAAAGGGGATTTGTATGAAGAATTTTATTCGGGGAATTGTGCTGTTCGGAGCAGGAACTATCTTGATGAGTGCGACTTTACTTGCTGCGGCCATCTATGCAACGAGTGCTGAATCTTGGTCAGGAAATTCTAAAGTAGGCTCTGTCTTATTCAGTGGTAACTATGTAAATTCAGAACCACTACTATTAGGATTTCCATTTGTCGTAGGTGTCTTATTATTTGTTTTCGGAGCTACAATAATCGGCGCTGAGTGGTACAAAGAATGGTTAAACGAAGCCGATGCGAAGTTAGAAAAACTTAAAAGCGAAACGCCTCATGAAAGTTAGTTTATACTGACTTTTATGAGGTTTTTTTAATTCAGTATGAAATAGTAGTAAATATGATAAGTTCTCAAATCATTTTATAAGCCATTCAATTATAAGAGGAAAAAGAAGCAGTACCAGTATACTTTGTATCAGAGTTAAAGTTAAATCTATCCGCCAAGAGTTCCCTTCTAGCTTTCAACGTCGCAAGCGCAGAAGTAAAAAGAACAGTCCCCATCAAAAGAGCACGGTCATTACACCATTAACTATACCAATCTCTTTGTATACGTCTAAAATCATTTACTTCTCCTTCCACTCAACTAACCGTCCGGCGATCAAACTGAAATAGCGCTAATAAACTCATACTCCCCACATAGGTAGGAACCGCCACACTCATCGACACATCGAGCCACTCACCAAATGGTCTAGAGAAGTCTCCTACAACTGCAAGATAGATAACTCCAACCAGAACTGCTCCAAGTCCTAAAGTTGTACCTGACAACTGCCATTTCGTTTTTGCGAAAAGAGTGAAACTGATCATAGAAAAAATTAAAGCCGCGAGTACACCTATGTACCAGATAGTCATTTGTGTTTGATTCGTAGTATCAACATTGCCAAGCATCGTGTTGAAAAATACCGTCACCATACTTACAACAATCATGAAATTTAAGATAGCCAGTACCTTTTTCTTTAAATACCAAAAAATAAACGGACTCACAATTGTAACTATAATTGAAAAAACAACAAGTGTATCAGTCACCTCTCTTCCTCCCCCGCTTAATCTGGCTTCAAAAATTTATACGACAGCCAAATACCTCCTGCTATCAATACTACCCCAAGCACTACTAAGGCTATTAGTAAATTTCCTACTACCATCTTCCCCACTCCTTTCCGATACATACGAATGTAATTGGTAAATAGTTTCAGATAAAAATAAATTTACATCCGAGATATAAATAAACTGAATAGAAAAAACAGTAGCTGAAATCCAGCAAAACTCACTAGCAGACTACTTAAATTTATAGACTTCTTAAACTCTAAAATAGACGCTAAAAGCCCGATGCAAACAATGCCGATCCATGTTGCATCCCAAATCCAACTTGCACTATCTTCTGGTAATGAAGCATATATACCTGTAAGATAGAGTCCCCACTGAATACAGACAGTCCCTAAAAATAGATACGTCACTTAATAAGGTCTTGCGTCAACATCTTGAACAGCAATGCTAATTACAATCATTGCGAGTATAAGAATCAATAAAACTAATAACAACAATAACAACGGCATTTCACCACTCCTCGTTCCAAATTACAAAAAAGACTATTAAAATTTCAAGAAGTTCCCATACTTAATGCGAATAAAAGTGCAATTAAGGTGAATCTTTAAATGAATGATGTACATAATAAATGTACATTTATTGAATATAATATGTACATATGTTATATTGGAGGTGAAAATATTTGAGACGGGAGGAAAATAAAATGTCAGCAGCAACTGGTTCTATTGATGTAAAGCAGATAGAAAAAGAACTACCAAATCGAAATCGATTAATTGCTTCTGAACTTCGTTACAGTAAGAAATGGCAATCATTATTAGATCAATATGCCACTGTTGAAATCATGTTGAATGGAGAAACTGTTGCGCAATTGAGTAATCCTACTGTCATTCCCGCTCTACTTAATCGAATTTACGAATTAGAAAATGAATTAGAGCAATTACTGGTTGAACAATTATATGCGGAGCGCTTAAATGACACAGATCGCAAATCTGGTGACGAGTTAAAGCAAGGTGCTGAAGACATACTGCTCCACTACATCGACTCTGGAAAAACTGAATGAATATAAATACCGCTTTAGTCAAAGAAGCTATCTCTCAAATCTCAGCAATCCCTAATCTTTATATGGACCCGCACTATTTAGTACTTGATTTATTAGCACTTACTAGCGTAGAAAGCTTTGATTCAGATGAAAAGTTCTCCTCTGTCATTCGAACCTTAATTCATTCCTTTGAATTAATTTCAAAATATCCAGAAAGCG
Protein-coding regions in this window:
- the ribE gene encoding 6,7-dimethyl-8-ribityllumazine synthase, with protein sequence MKQIIEGHLVGTDLKVAIVVARFNEFITSKLLGGAEDVLRRHGVREEDVTVLWVPGAFEIPLAAKKLADSGKYDAVITLGTVIRGATPHFDYVCAEVAKGVSAVSLQSGIPTIFGVLTTESIEQAIERAGTKAGNKGAEAAITAIEMANVYKSLAE
- a CDS encoding bifunctional 3,4-dihydroxy-2-butanone-4-phosphate synthase/GTP cyclohydrolase II, giving the protein MTMHEIEKAIEELKKGRPIIVVDDEDRENEGDFLALAEYATPELINFMVTEGRGLVCAPVTQEIAERLDLPPMVAKNEDAHSTAFTVSIDSVQATTGISAHERAETLQLLAHPTTTAVDFVRPGHIFPLIAKNGGVLERPGHTEAAVDLARLCGAAPVGIICEIMNPDGSMARLPQLEEVAEQQGLVMISIEQLCAYRIAQETTVARGVEVAMPTKYGTFRAVGFTGKNGKEHMALIKGELDAAETVTVRIHSECLTGDVFGSQRCDCGPQLDAAIQQIEELGAGVILYMRQEGRGIGLLNKLETYSLQEQGYDTVEANHKLGFADDLREYREAADILKSLGTTSIRLLTNNPRKLQGLESHGIQIVERIALELPANKSNENYLKTKKSKLNHILHL
- the ribE gene encoding riboflavin synthase, whose amino-acid sequence is MFTGIIEEIGTVVSVKKTGEAMELTLAAKKILTDVNLGDSIAINGVCLTVTTYTTSQFTADVMPETYAATTIGRLKRGTQVNLERAMAAGGRFGGHFVTGHCDAVGEITDRQMNQNALQVTIQFPEEFRKYVIMKGSISVDGVSLTVFGLTPNSLTISLIPHTVEQTILHTKRTGDSVNLEFDVLGKYILGAAHQERSQKSTMTHSFLQENGYA
- the ribD gene encoding bifunctional diaminohydroxyphosphoribosylaminopyrimidine deaminase/5-amino-6-(5-phosphoribosylamino)uracil reductase RibD — protein: MTDHDYMKLALSLAEATRGQTSPNPSVAAIVVKDGAVVGTGVHMKTGGPHAEVFALDQAGELARGATLYVTLEPCSHHGKTPPCAEKVVASGVSTVVVATRDPNPLVAGQGIALLTHHGIKVIEGIEEQRARMLNAPFFHSVTTNRPYVTLKAGMTLDGKIATSTGESKWITSDAAREDAHTLRHQHDAILVGKHTILHDNPSLTTRRPRGGRNPIRIVLDSELTLPHTYKIFQDGQAPTWVYTTKYANEEKRKELERIGVQVLQLQEETLSIDAVLEDLGKRNIQSVLVEGGGTVLASFVESKAFQQVVLYMAPKLFGGTQTQVMGGAGIASIIDAHQLKFIHVELLGPDIKVVAIPNEEEVT
- a CDS encoding immunoglobulin-like domain-containing protein — protein: MRNVVLFLLVVCMVVVSGCTSSDEPVELKKSDIGEVNTLSNIHLEIVENTLTSEGLTLRIVNDSEKSLVYNGSFSIEQKVNEEWFEVEDVVGGNFAFTDEGLGTNPHESSELSIEWDWLYGELKTGEYRLVKEVLDFRDAGDFDRHFLAVEFEILN
- a CDS encoding GNAT family N-acetyltransferase: MSTYIRLDASQLEMAAEWLARVNSQTTSHCGYCGSSKEEILESLREDFVEGESTSLVAELEGETIIGMIGFDYEEEFAEVWGPFSLSSNTEETLAFWNFATNEFPQLKSYSFFLHKDNSTQQKFMNTLQAELRGKHLYYRIQQPAKAESHKLTLETYSNQDNQKFIELHDTEFPDTYYDAKTILERSLLQGHTLYFAYFEKEFVGYSFFEEGIDSIHLEYFALDSFYRGQGFGEELLRVSLYQVTSASNLNTVTLTVDLLNDAANPLYEKVGFEIENELWNYRFETK